One genomic region from Pirellulales bacterium encodes:
- a CDS encoding folylpolyglutamate synthase/dihydrofolate synthase family protein: MGQIDEPPERNQAMSFLLSRINYERALSIPYHGREFRLDQMRDLLDRLGNPQDQLKIIHVAGTKGKGSTSAMIAGVLSAAGYRTGLYTSPHVDQFVERIQVDCTSCTEEAFLRLIDRVRPIVELMDAQSHEQNSAVGGPTFFEILTAMAWMHFAEVGTDFAVAEVGLGGRLDSTNLCRPLISVITSISFDHMELLGNTLAEIAREKAGIIKPGIPVISGVLDDEPRQVIINVAEQCKSPLFELGVDFSYEHHLPDPGDGAVAFLQSKMDFNRRDQTMPANIRDVALGMLGAHQAANAAVAVAVLEELSKQGWHLSETAIRHGLCNTRLPARVEIVSRHPLVIVDAAHNVASVQALLDTLIEVFPAKQRLLVFASTQEKDVRGMLSLLLPHFEAVILTRYLNNPRAVDLSELESLTAELSPIPRFICANPAAAWQQARKLATAESLVCATGSFYLAAEMRAEITKKPIQLVNSLVAQ; encoded by the coding sequence ATGGGACAAATTGACGAGCCTCCAGAGCGCAATCAAGCGATGAGCTTTTTGCTAAGCCGGATTAACTACGAACGCGCGCTGTCTATTCCCTACCATGGACGGGAATTCAGGCTGGACCAAATGCGCGATCTGCTGGATCGATTGGGAAATCCTCAAGACCAGTTAAAAATTATCCATGTGGCCGGGACCAAAGGAAAGGGTTCCACTTCGGCAATGATTGCGGGGGTATTATCGGCGGCAGGCTATCGCACCGGCTTATACACTTCACCGCATGTCGATCAATTTGTAGAGCGCATTCAAGTCGACTGCACATCTTGCACTGAAGAAGCATTTTTAAGGCTAATCGATCGAGTGCGTCCAATCGTGGAGCTTATGGATGCACAAAGCCACGAGCAAAATTCGGCGGTGGGCGGCCCTACTTTTTTTGAAATTCTCACGGCCATGGCGTGGATGCATTTCGCCGAGGTCGGGACGGATTTCGCCGTTGCTGAAGTGGGATTAGGTGGGCGGCTCGACAGCACGAACCTTTGTCGACCGCTGATTTCCGTAATCACGAGCATCAGCTTCGATCACATGGAGTTGTTAGGCAACACTTTGGCAGAAATCGCCCGAGAAAAGGCCGGAATTATCAAGCCTGGCATTCCAGTAATTAGCGGCGTACTTGATGACGAGCCACGCCAGGTAATTATTAACGTTGCCGAGCAATGCAAATCTCCGTTGTTTGAATTGGGTGTTGATTTTAGCTATGAACACCATCTTCCGGATCCAGGCGATGGGGCGGTGGCGTTTTTGCAAAGCAAAATGGATTTCAACCGTCGTGATCAAACAATGCCGGCAAATATTCGCGATGTTGCGCTTGGCATGCTGGGTGCTCATCAAGCTGCGAATGCTGCGGTCGCTGTGGCAGTTTTGGAAGAATTGAGCAAACAAGGCTGGCATTTATCGGAAACCGCGATTCGGCACGGATTGTGCAATACCCGATTGCCTGCCCGAGTGGAAATTGTTTCGCGGCATCCTCTGGTAATTGTTGACGCGGCGCACAATGTAGCTTCCGTCCAAGCCTTATTGGATACGTTGATCGAGGTCTTCCCGGCCAAACAGCGGCTGTTGGTTTTTGCATCAACGCAAGAAAAAGACGTGCGCGGCATGTTGAGCTTGTTGCTGCCTCATTTCGAAGCGGTCATTTTAACGCGCTATTTGAACAACCCACGGGCGGTCGATTTAAGTGAATTGGAATCGCTAACGGCGGAGCTATCGCCGATTCCAAGGTTCATTTGCGCCAATCCCGCCGCCGCGTGGCAACAAGCGCGCAAATTGGCCACTGCGGAATCTTTAGTCTGCGCGACCGGATCATTTTATTTGGCGGCGGAAATGCGGGCTGAAATTACGAAAAAACCGATTCAGCTCGTTAATAGCTTGGTTGCCCAATAG
- the rpsI gene encoding 30S ribosomal protein S9: MSTATSPQSSGIALATGRRKTAVARIRIKAGSGQIKVNGRAVEDYFPSEKDRFQVLDALNQTGKLNAVDVSISVHGGGPAGQAGACKLGLARALRAFDSELDDLLRHSGLLTRDGRMKERKKYGLRGARRGTQFSKR; the protein is encoded by the coding sequence ATGTCGACGGCCACCTCTCCTCAATCCTCGGGTATTGCATTAGCAACAGGCCGTCGTAAAACGGCCGTCGCACGAATTCGAATTAAAGCCGGCTCCGGGCAAATTAAGGTAAACGGCAGAGCGGTAGAAGACTACTTCCCGTCGGAAAAAGATCGCTTTCAGGTTCTCGATGCGCTTAATCAAACCGGCAAACTCAATGCCGTGGACGTTTCCATTAGCGTGCATGGGGGCGGCCCCGCGGGGCAAGCCGGCGCCTGCAAGTTAGGCTTGGCCCGGGCTTTGAGAGCCTTTGATTCGGAGTTGGACGATTTGCTGCGGCACTCCGGCCTACTCACTCGCGATGGACGCATGAAAGAACGCAAGAAGTACGGCTTGCGAGGCGCTCGCCGCGGCACTCAGTTTTCAAAACGCTAG